One genomic window of Haemophilus haemolyticus includes the following:
- a CDS encoding hotdog fold thioesterase has product MIWQKNFTLENLNQLCSNSAVSYLGIEISAFGEDWIEATMPVDHRTMQPFGVLHGGVSVALAETIGSLAGSLCLEEGKTAVGLDIHTNHLRPVRSGKVTARATPINLGRNIQVWQIDIRTEENKLCCVSRLTLSVINL; this is encoded by the coding sequence ATGATTTGGCAAAAAAACTTCACGCTCGAAAACTTAAATCAACTTTGCTCCAATAGTGCAGTTAGCTATCTTGGCATTGAAATTTCTGCTTTTGGCGAGGACTGGATTGAAGCGACAATGCCAGTGGATCATCGTACTATGCAGCCGTTTGGTGTGTTGCATGGCGGGGTTTCGGTTGCTTTAGCTGAAACAATTGGTTCTCTTGCGGGTTCACTTTGTTTAGAAGAAGGCAAAACTGCGGTTGGATTGGATATTCACACCAATCATCTTCGCCCAGTTCGTTCAGGTAAAGTGACTGCGAGAGCCACGCCAATTAATTTGGGCAGAAATATCCAAGTTTGGCAAATTGACATCCGCACAGAAGAGAATAAACTTTGTTGTGTTTCTAGATTAACCCTTTCCGTAATCAATTTATGA
- the ydiJ gene encoding D-2-hydroxyglutarate dehydrogenase YdiJ produces MLPSLNLTPQIEQDVLNYLQVLKKQHFEGDIATNYADRLSLATDNSVYQQLPQAILFPKTVADIVRITKLANLPEYQLLTFTPRGGGTGTNGQSINNNIIVDLSRHMTAILELNVKERWVRVQAGVVKDQLNQFLKPHGLFFAPELSTSNRATLGGMINTDASGQGSLQYGKTSNHVLALRAVLMNGEILDTSAVNSVDVLENIDALELSDSSKRLHQSIAQHCKEKRAAIIKDLPQLNRFLTGYDLKNVFNEDESEFNLTRILTGSEGSLAFICEAKLNLLPIPQYRTLINIKYRSFDAALRNAPFMVKANALSVETVDSKVLNLAKQDIIWHSVNELLTEDEEDPILGLNIVEFAGNNKEKIDRQVTALCLSLDEKIEHNQDHIIGYQVCSDLPSIERIYAMRKKAVGLLGNAKGAAKPIPFVEDTCVPPENLADYISEFRALLDKHNLQYGMFGHVDAGVLHVRPALDLCDKEQVKLFKQISDEVAELTIKYGGLLWGEHGKGVRSHYGEKFFTPELWHELRYIKTLFDPNNRLNPGKICTPLDSKEELYSILSPMRADNDRQIPIQIRDEFKGAMNCNGNGLCFNFDEHSIMCPSMKVSKNRVFSPKGRAAMVREWLRLMANENVSPAQLDFRKTEIKLTALVKRLSNTVQKWRGDYDFSHEVKAAMDTCLACKACASQCPIKIDVPSFRAKFFHFYHSRYLRPAKDHIVANLEIAAPYMAKQAKFFNYFTKLKVTQTLVEKTLGMTDLPLLSEPNLQQQLVEIHYQGNSLEELEDLSAVEKNDILFIVQDPYTSYYDAKVVRDFVMLTQKLGFTPILLPFKPNGKAMHIKGFLKRFSKTAQNQAEFLNRMAKLGIPLVGVDPAIVLSYRDEYKEALQEKRGNFHVLTAHEWLKQRLQNTVLQDKLKNIAKTDRTSDWYLFPHCTESTFMPNSPKEWQEIFGRFGQQLNVEKVGCCGMAGVFGHEVKNQKMSREIYDVSWHKKLHGKDPHFCLATGYSCRSQVKRYEHVVLKHPVQALLEILA; encoded by the coding sequence ATGTTGCCAAGTCTAAATCTCACTCCACAAATCGAACAAGATGTCCTTAACTATCTCCAAGTACTTAAAAAACAACATTTTGAAGGAGATATCGCTACAAATTATGCAGATAGATTAAGTCTTGCTACGGATAACAGCGTTTACCAACAGCTTCCTCAGGCGATTCTTTTTCCGAAAACTGTCGCTGATATAGTGCGTATAACCAAATTGGCAAATTTACCTGAATATCAATTGCTCACCTTTACACCTCGCGGTGGAGGCACTGGCACTAATGGACAATCCATCAATAACAATATAATAGTGGATCTCTCTCGCCATATGACTGCCATTTTAGAACTCAATGTAAAAGAACGCTGGGTTCGAGTACAAGCAGGCGTAGTAAAAGATCAACTTAATCAATTTTTAAAACCACATGGTTTATTCTTTGCCCCAGAGCTATCCACCAGCAATCGAGCGACTTTAGGTGGAATGATTAATACGGATGCCTCGGGGCAAGGCTCATTGCAATATGGTAAAACCTCTAATCACGTTTTGGCATTACGCGCAGTACTAATGAACGGTGAAATTTTAGATACAAGTGCGGTCAATTCTGTTGATGTTTTAGAAAACATCGATGCGCTTGAATTAAGTGATAGTAGCAAAAGACTCCATCAATCCATTGCGCAACACTGTAAAGAAAAAAGAGCGGCAATCATTAAAGATCTGCCACAACTTAACCGTTTTTTAACGGGATACGATCTGAAAAATGTATTCAATGAAGATGAAAGTGAATTTAATCTCACGAGAATTCTCACTGGTTCTGAAGGTTCTCTTGCATTTATTTGTGAAGCTAAACTCAATCTTCTGCCAATTCCTCAGTATCGCACGCTCATCAATATTAAATATCGTTCTTTTGATGCGGCATTACGCAATGCCCCTTTTATGGTCAAAGCTAATGCGCTTTCTGTGGAAACCGTTGATTCCAAAGTCTTAAATCTCGCTAAACAAGATATTATTTGGCACTCTGTGAATGAACTTCTTACAGAAGATGAAGAAGATCCAATTCTCGGTTTAAATATTGTGGAATTTGCTGGTAATAATAAAGAAAAAATAGACCGCCAAGTCACCGCACTTTGTCTCTCACTTGATGAAAAAATCGAACACAATCAAGATCACATTATTGGCTATCAAGTCTGTTCTGATTTACCGTCTATCGAGCGTATTTATGCGATGCGAAAAAAAGCAGTGGGCTTACTTGGTAATGCAAAAGGTGCAGCCAAACCGATTCCTTTTGTAGAAGATACTTGTGTCCCTCCAGAAAATCTTGCAGATTACATTAGTGAATTTCGCGCTTTATTAGACAAGCACAATTTACAATATGGCATGTTTGGGCACGTCGATGCGGGCGTGTTACACGTTCGCCCTGCGCTTGATTTATGCGATAAAGAACAAGTGAAATTATTTAAACAAATTTCAGATGAAGTGGCAGAACTTACGATTAAATATGGTGGATTACTCTGGGGAGAACATGGAAAAGGCGTGCGATCCCATTACGGCGAAAAATTCTTTACCCCAGAACTCTGGCACGAACTTCGTTATATAAAAACCTTATTCGATCCAAACAATCGGTTAAATCCTGGCAAAATCTGTACGCCTTTAGATTCCAAAGAGGAACTTTATTCTATCCTTTCGCCAATGCGGGCTGATAACGATCGCCAAATTCCTATCCAAATACGCGATGAATTTAAGGGTGCGATGAACTGCAATGGAAACGGATTATGTTTCAATTTTGATGAACACAGCATTATGTGCCCCTCGATGAAAGTCAGTAAAAACCGTGTATTTTCGCCGAAAGGTCGCGCAGCTATGGTTCGAGAATGGCTTCGATTGATGGCAAATGAAAATGTTTCGCCCGCACAATTAGACTTCCGTAAAACAGAAATAAAGCTAACCGCACTTGTGAAAAGACTGAGCAATACGGTTCAAAAATGGCGAGGCGATTATGATTTTTCTCACGAAGTGAAAGCTGCAATGGATACTTGCCTTGCTTGTAAAGCCTGTGCGAGCCAATGCCCGATTAAAATCGATGTACCAAGTTTCCGTGCGAAATTCTTTCATTTTTATCACAGCCGCTACTTACGACCGGCAAAAGATCACATTGTCGCAAATTTAGAAATCGCTGCGCCTTATATGGCAAAACAGGCAAAATTCTTTAATTATTTTACCAAGCTAAAAGTCACGCAAACATTAGTGGAAAAAACGCTAGGCATGACCGATTTGCCCTTGCTTTCTGAACCCAATTTGCAACAACAGCTAGTAGAAATTCATTATCAAGGCAACTCCTTAGAAGAATTGGAAGACCTAAGTGCGGTAGAAAAAAACGATATTTTATTTATTGTGCAAGATCCTTATACCTCTTACTATGATGCTAAAGTGGTACGTGACTTTGTTATGCTTACGCAAAAATTAGGCTTCACACCAATTCTGTTGCCATTTAAACCAAACGGCAAAGCAATGCACATTAAAGGTTTCTTAAAACGCTTTAGCAAAACAGCACAAAACCAAGCCGAGTTTTTAAATCGAATGGCAAAATTAGGCATTCCACTTGTAGGAGTAGATCCAGCCATCGTGCTGTCTTATCGAGATGAATACAAAGAAGCACTACAAGAAAAACGTGGCAATTTTCACGTTCTCACCGCACACGAATGGTTAAAACAAAGATTACAAAATACAGTGTTACAAGATAAACTGAAAAACATCGCCAAAACTGACCGCACTTCTGATTGGTATTTATTCCCGCATTGTACGGAATCTACTTTTATGCCGAACAGCCCAAAAGAATGGCAAGAAATTTTTGGAAGATTTGGACAACAACTTAATGTAGAAAAAGTAGGATGTTGCGGTATGGCTGGTGTATTTGGACATGAAGTGAAAAATCAAAAAATGAGCCGAGAAATCTACGATGTATCGTGGCATAAAAAACTGCATGGAAAAGATCCGCACTTTTGTTTAGCAACCGGTTATTCTTGCCGCAGTCAGGTAAAACGTTATGAACATGTGGTGCTAAAACACCCTGTGCAGGCATTATTAGAAATTTTAGCGTAA
- the ompA gene encoding porin OmpA: MKKTAIALVVAGLAAASVAQAAPQENTFYAGVKAGQASFHDGVRALARENNDGYHRNSFTYGVFGGYQILNRDNLGLAVELGYDDFGRVKFKDAGKVSVKHTNHGTHLSLKGSYEVLNGLDVYGKAGVALVRSDYKSYDQNGVREHENGHHSLRTSGLFAVGAEYAVLPELAVRLEYQWLTRVGKLRTEDKPNSAIDYNPWIGSINAGISYRFGQGAAPVVAAPEVVSKTFNLNSDVTFAFGKANLKPQAQAALDGIYGEIAQVNNAKVAVAGYTDRIGSDAGNLKLSQRRADTVANYFVAKGVSADAISATGYGKANPVTGATCDQVKGRKALIACLAPDRRVEIAVNGTK, encoded by the coding sequence ATGAAAAAAACTGCAATCGCATTAGTAGTTGCTGGTTTAGCAGCTGCTTCAGTAGCTCAAGCAGCTCCACAAGAAAACACTTTCTATGCAGGTGTTAAAGCTGGTCAAGCATCTTTCCACGATGGCGTTCGTGCTCTAGCTCGTGAAAATAATGATGGTTATCACCGTAATTCTTTCACTTACGGTGTATTTGGTGGTTACCAAATCTTAAATCGTGATAACTTAGGTTTAGCGGTTGAATTAGGTTACGATGATTTCGGTCGTGTTAAATTCAAAGATGCTGGTAAAGTATCAGTAAAACACACTAACCACGGTACTCACTTAAGCTTAAAAGGTAGCTATGAAGTGTTAAATGGATTAGATGTTTATGGTAAAGCAGGTGTTGCTTTAGTTCGTTCTGATTATAAATCCTACGATCAAAATGGCGTTCGTGAGCATGAAAATGGTCATCACAGCTTACGTACCTCTGGTTTATTCGCTGTAGGTGCAGAATATGCAGTATTACCAGAATTAGCAGTTCGTTTAGAATACCAATGGCTAACTCGCGTAGGTAAACTCCGCACTGAAGATAAACCAAATAGCGCAATTGACTATAACCCTTGGATTGGTTCTATCAATGCAGGTATTTCTTACCGCTTCGGTCAAGGCGCAGCGCCAGTTGTAGCAGCACCTGAAGTTGTAAGCAAAACTTTCAACTTAAATTCTGATGTAACTTTCGCATTCGGTAAAGCAAACTTAAAACCACAAGCTCAAGCGGCTTTAGATGGTATCTACGGCGAAATCGCACAAGTTAACAACGCTAAAGTAGCTGTTGCTGGTTACACTGACCGTATCGGTTCTGACGCTGGTAACTTAAAACTTTCTCAACGTCGTGCTGACACTGTAGCTAACTACTTCGTAGCTAAAGGTGTTTCTGCAGATGCAATCTCTGCAACTGGTTATGGTAAAGCAAACCCAGTGACTGGCGCAACTTGTGATCAAGTTAAAGGTCGTAAAGCGCTTATCGCATGTCTTGCTCCAGACCGTCGTGTAGAAATCGCAGTTAACGGTACTAAATAA
- the hisC gene encoding histidinol-phosphate transaminase: MQYINIANRGVKSLSPYQAGKPIEELERELGISNIVKLASNENPFGFPESAKKAIFEQLDKLTRYPDANGFELKQTIARKFGVQPNQITLGNGSNDLLELFAHTFSSESDEIIYSQYAFIVYPLVTKAINAIAKEIPAKNWGHDLQGFLTALSDKTKLIYIANPNNPTGNFLTSQEIEDFLAEVPQNVIVVLDEAYTEFTRSEERVDSFRLLKKYSNLIISRSLSKAYGLAGLRIGYAVSNPEIADLLNRVRQPFNCNSLALTAAVAVMNDDEFVEKVAKNNRVEMRRYEEFCQRHQLEYIPSKGNFITIGFKQPAAPIYDALLHEGVIVRPITGYGMPNHLRVSIGLPEENDRFFTALSKVLKLA; this comes from the coding sequence TGAAGAATTAGAACGGGAACTTGGCATTTCCAATATCGTTAAACTTGCCTCAAACGAAAACCCATTTGGTTTTCCAGAAAGTGCAAAAAAAGCAATTTTCGAACAATTAGATAAACTGACTCGTTATCCAGATGCGAATGGCTTTGAACTAAAACAAACTATTGCAAGAAAATTTGGTGTTCAACCAAATCAAATTACGCTCGGAAATGGCTCAAATGATTTATTAGAACTTTTTGCTCACACTTTCTCAAGCGAAAGCGATGAAATCATTTATTCACAATATGCCTTTATTGTTTATCCTTTAGTAACTAAAGCGATTAATGCAATTGCAAAAGAAATTCCAGCTAAAAATTGGGGGCATGATTTACAAGGATTTTTGACCGCACTTTCTGATAAAACAAAGCTCATTTACATTGCTAATCCCAATAATCCAACGGGTAATTTTTTAACATCGCAAGAAATTGAAGATTTTTTAGCAGAAGTTCCCCAAAATGTAATCGTAGTATTAGATGAAGCCTACACTGAATTTACCAGATCTGAAGAACGAGTGGACTCCTTCCGTTTATTAAAAAAATATTCAAATTTAATTATTTCACGCTCTCTTTCTAAAGCCTATGGCTTAGCAGGTTTACGTATTGGTTATGCTGTATCTAATCCAGAAATCGCAGATTTATTAAATCGAGTTCGACAACCATTTAACTGTAATTCTTTGGCGTTAACCGCTGCTGTTGCCGTAATGAATGACGATGAATTTGTTGAGAAAGTAGCTAAAAATAATCGAGTAGAAATGAGACGTTACGAAGAGTTTTGCCAACGTCATCAATTAGAATATATTCCTTCCAAAGGAAATTTTATAACGATTGGTTTCAAACAACCTGCAGCCCCAATTTATGATGCATTATTACATGAAGGCGTAATTGTTCGCCCAATTACTGGGTATGGCATGCCTAATCATTTGCGCGTAAGTATTGGTTTACCTGAAGAAAATGATCGATTTTTTACCGCACTTTCTAAGGTATTAAAACTTGCCTAG
- the grxD gene encoding Grx4 family monothiol glutaredoxin has translation METLDKIKKQISENPILIYMKGSPKLPSCGFSARASEALMNCKVPFGYVDILQHPDIRAELPAYANWPTFPQLWVEGELIGGCDIILEMYQSGELQTLLSEVAAKHA, from the coding sequence ATGGAAACCTTAGACAAAATCAAAAAGCAAATTAGTGAAAATCCAATTCTTATTTATATGAAAGGTTCACCAAAATTACCATCTTGTGGCTTTTCTGCTCGTGCATCTGAAGCATTGATGAATTGTAAAGTACCTTTTGGTTATGTAGATATTTTGCAACATCCAGATATTCGTGCTGAATTACCAGCATATGCAAACTGGCCAACTTTTCCGCAATTATGGGTGGAGGGAGAATTAATTGGTGGTTGTGATATCATTTTAGAGATGTATCAATCTGGTGAATTACAAACTTTATTATCTGAAGTTGCAGCAAAACACGCTTAA